CACGTTTCCAGATCGTGAACAATGAGGGTCTAGGAGATCTTCGGAGCCGGTTCTGCGACTGAAGTTGGGATCTGCACACAGAAAATATTCTGCTGCCCAATCCGACGATACTCCATGTGGGACGACAAACTGCGGATGAAAAACCAGCCAAAACCCCCTTCGGGCAAGTCCTCAACGGCCAGTGGAATCTCTTCTAGTTCTGTCTTTGGGGGATTTAGGCCGGGCATCGGCACCCCGTAGTCCCGTGTCTCGACAGATATCATATCGTCAGTGCACAACACCGAAATGATGACGTCGCCCAATCCAGAGCACTGATAACTGTGCTCTGCGATGTTGTTAAGAACTTCAGCAAGAACGATTTCGGTGCCAATTATGCCTTCGGATTGCGACGGAAACTCATTTTGAAGCCGTCTCATAATCTCAAGAATTGTATCTCTTACAGAAATTGGATCTGCGTTGATCGTATCTTCGTAGTGAAGACGAGGCGCACCAAAAGCTCGAGGCACACTAGCCAAATTTGTCACGCGGCATCGGCACCTTTGGAGCCGCCGGATGCCAATGCTTGATCTAGATCCTCATGCATTACGAAAACCTTATCCATGCGGGTAAGTCGGAATACCTTGTCGACCGCAGCTGTCAGATTGCAGAGTTCCAGTTTTCGACCGCCGAGCGCTTTCAAAGCGGCAACCATCGCGCCAAGACCACTGCTGTCCATAAACGTAACGCCTGCGAGATTCATCACAACCCTGCCGGAATGGGCAGCGACGGCTTCCCTGAAATCATCTTTGAAATGAACGGCGCAGGCCGCGTCGATGCGGGTCGCTGTTAACGTTAGGACGAGAACGCCGCTTGAGGTTTGGTGGGTTTGCATCATTGTCCGCTCTCCTGATCTTTTCAGGCACTTGGACTAGACGTCAAAGGTTACCATTCGGTATGCATGCGTGTGTCGCTAGCAGCAAAGGTACTTCAATATGTCCGTATATATTACTGGTGCGAGCCGGACCCCGATGGGCGGCTTTCAGGGCGCTTTGGCTGCGATGGACGCACCTCAACTTGGCGGGATTGCGATTAAGGCCGCGTTGGACCAGTCCGGTCTTTCCAGTGCTGATGAATTGCTGATGGGTTGTGTTCTGCCCGCGGGGCAAGGGCAGGCACCTGCGCGTCAGGCTGGCTTTGCAGCGGGACTTGGAGAAGAGGTTCCCGCCACAACTCTTAACAAGATGTGCGGCTCTGGGATGCGGGCTGCGATGACCGCGTTCGACCAACTATCGTTGGGACACACACAGACGATGGTTGCGGGCGGGATGGAGAGCATGACGAATGCGCCGTATCTGCTGCCTAAAATGCGGAGTGGCGCGCGTATCGGTCACCAAGCAGTTCAGGATTCGATGTTCCTTGACGGGTTGGAAGACGCCTATGACAAAGGGCGCCTTATGGGCACTTTCGCCGAAGACTGTGCTGAGGCCTTTCAATTCACCAGGGAAGCACAAGATGAATTTGCGCTGCGATCCCTGTCCAACGCGTTAGCAGCCCAAGAGCGAGGCGAATTGGCAGCAGAGATTGCGCCCGTTACGGTGCAAGGCCGCACGCCCATTGTTGTGGCTGAGGACGAACAGCCAGGAAAAGCGCGTCCCGAAAAAATCCCGCAACTTAAGCCAGCATTCCGTGACGGCGGCACAGTGACGGCGGCGAATTCTTCCTCGATTTCCGATGGGGCGGCGGCGCTGGTTATGGTTTCTGAGGCGGGCGTGAAGCAATACGGTCTTACCCCAAGAGCGCGCGTTGTCGGCCACGCGAGCCATGCCCAGGCTCCCGGCCTATTCACAACCGCGCCTGTCCCCGCAGCACGTAAACTGCTTGAACGTATTGGTTGGAGCATCGCTGATGTGGACCTTTGGGAAGTGAATGAGGCGTTTGCCGTTGTTCCCATGGCTTTCATGCATGAAATGGGTTTGGAGCGTGACATCGTGAATGTGAACGGTGGCGCTTGCGCGCTCGGGCACCCGATCGGGGCATCGGGCGCGCGGATCATCGTCACTTTGTTGAACGCACTTGAGGCGCGCGGGCTGAAACGGGGCGTCGCGGCGATTTGTATTGGCGGGGGCGAGGGCACTGCCATCGCGATAGAGCGGATTTAGTGTTGGACTACTCCGAGCTTGCCAAAACCGTCGTGTCCCTGACTGACGGCGAAGATGATCTGGTGTCGTTGATGGCGACGGTTGCATGCGAAGTGCATCACGCTGACGAGCGCTTTGACTGGACGGGGTTCTACCGCGTCGTTGCGTCTGAGGTGCTGAAGATCGGCCCGTACCAGGGTGGTCATGGGTGTTTGGTGATCCCTTTTTCGCGCGGCGTATGCGGAGCGGCGGCGCGGCTGGAAGAGACCCAACTAGTGCCAGATGTCGATGCCTTCCCCGGCCATATAGCCTGCGCGTCTTCCACACGTTCAGAGTTGGTCCTGCCCGTCTGGGACAAATCAGGTAAATTGATCGCGGTTTTTGACATTGATAGCGACCTGCCAGATGCCTTTACACCAGATGATGCCGAAGGAATGGCTCAAATCCTGAAAGATGTTTTCGGTCGAGTTTAAGGCTAAAGGCTCAAATTTGTCTTGCACGACTCGTGAATTATGCGTTCTGATGAAAAACAGGCCATTTATTTCACGGACCGAAAGTGAAACACACGCACCCGAACAAGACAGACACGCTGGGCGCTGACCTTCGAGCTTTGCGCAAGGCGCGGGGTTTGAACCTGTCGGAGCTTGCGGAGACGTTGGGCCGATCTGTCGGGTGGCTTAGCCAAGTCGAACGTGATTTGTCTCAACCCTCCATCACCGATCTTCGCCACATGGCAAAGGCGCTGGATGTGTCGGTTTCGAGCCTATTCCGGCAAGCTGCATCCGTTGCCAACGAACAAGGGTTCATCGTCAGGGCCGACACACGCCGCCCCATCGGTTCGCGTGAGGCGGGTCTAGTCGAGGAACTGCTATCGCCCGATCTAACGGATGACTTCGAGGTAGTGCATTCCACTTTCGAGCCATTCAGCGAGATTGAAGCGCCCGTCAGCCGTCCCACCCAAGAAGTCGGGTATGTCGTGTCAGGCAAGCTTGATCTGTGGATCTCCGGGCAGACGTTTACATTAAAGTCAGGCGACAGCTTTCGCATCCGTGGTGAGCCGTTTCGCTGGATGAATCCTTACGCAGCACCCGCAGTTGTGATCTGGGTCATCGCCCCGCCGGTGTATTAACATGACGCTGGAAGGTTGGATCATATTCGCGGTGTTTTGGGTCGTATTTGTAACGACACCTGGCCCGAACGCAGTGAACTGCATTCAGAATGGAATGACCCATGGCTTCAAACGGTCCCTGTGGGGGGTGTTGGGTATACTGACGCAAGCCACTCTGTTCCTGATCCTCTCGGCAGCGGGCGTCACAGCTTTGCTTGCCAGCGCACCGGAGGCATTCTTTTGGGGAAAGCTGGTCGGCGCGGCATTCCTCGTCTTCCTTGGCGTGCGCGGCTTCCTAAACGCGGGAAAACCAGTCGCACCTCGCCATGTCGCGGCGCATTCGATCTACGGGCGGGCCTTCCTTATCGCGACGATCAACGTGAAATCAGTGGCGGGCTACTTCGCGGCCTTCACTCAATTCGTTCAGCCCGATATCCCCGTCTGGTCGCAAATGTGGGTCATCATGCCGACAGCACTGGCTATTACCACGTTGAGCTATGTCAGTTTCACGGCTATCGGGGCGGGTCTTGGTCGCTCTGCCATTGGAGCTGTGCTTAACGTGTGGGTGCGTCGCATCATGGCCATCTGTTTCATAATATATGGTGTTCTTTTGGGGACCGCATCCAATCCGGGGAGGCTCTGATGCTGACAGGAAACTGCTTGTGTGGAGAGGTTAGGTTCACGGCCGCCGGCGTCGCCCGCGACCCAGCGGCGTGTCACTGCACCCAATGCCGCAAGCAATCTGGTCATTACTGGGCCGCAGTGCAGATAGATGATGACAAGCTACGTATCGAGGGGCAGGTCAAATGGTTTCAGTCCAGCCCGACCGCTAAACGCGGCTTCTGCCCGAACTGCGGCTCGTTCCTGTTCTGGAAATCGGATGCTGACACAGACACAGGTGTTTCGCTTGGGTCGATGAATGTGCCGACGGGGCTAACTCTACAACGACACATATTTACCGCCGACAAAGGCGATTACTACGAAATTGCGGATCAAGTCCGGCAAGAGGAGCAAGAAGATGAGTGATTTTCCAACAACTGCCCGTGTGGTGATTATTGGCGGCGGTGTCGTCGGCACCTCAACGCTCTATCATCTGGCTAAAGAAGGGTGGACTGACTGTGTGTTGCTCGAAAAGAACGAGCTGACCGCAGGCTCCACGTGGCACGCCGCCGGCAATTGCCCGTCTTTCAGCACCTCTTGGGCGATCATGAATATGCAGCGGTATTCGCTATCACTCTACAAGGGGCTGGCCGAAGAGGTTGACTACCCTATGAACTATCACGTGACCGGGTCTGTCCGCCTTGGCCACACCCGAGAGCGTATGCAGGAGTTCGAGCGCGCGCGCGGGATGGGGCGCTATCAGGGTCTATCGTTGGAAATGATGAGCCTGAACGATATCAAGGATCGCTATCCGTTCATCGAGACGCATGATCTCGCTGGCGGTCTATGGGATCCGGATGACGGGGATATCGACCCGGCGCAGCTGACACAAGCGCTGGCAAAAGGTGCCCGCGCCATGGGCGCGCGGATTGAACGGTTCTGTCCTGCAACGGGTGTTTCCAAAGATGGCGACGAGTGGATCGTTCATACGGACAAAGGCGACATTCGCTGCGAAAAGGTCGTGAACGCCGCTGGATACTACGCTCAGCGTGTTGGCGAGTGGTTCAAGCCGTATGGCGGGCGCACAGTTCCGATGGTGACGATGTCTCATCAGTATTTCCTGACTGAGGAAATCCCTGAGCTTGTAGAATGGTCAAAGGCCAATGGCCGGAAGGTGCCGTTGCTACGCGATGTCGACAGTTCCTACTACCTGCGACAAGACAAAAACGGGCTGAATCTCGGACCTTACGAGCGCAATTGCAAGGCGCATTGGGTGACG
Above is a window of Litoreibacter janthinus DNA encoding:
- a CDS encoding ATP-binding protein, with translation MTNLASVPRAFGAPRLHYEDTINADPISVRDTILEIMRRLQNEFPSQSEGIIGTEIVLAEVLNNIAEHSYQCSGLGDVIISVLCTDDMISVETRDYGVPMPGLNPPKTELEEIPLAVEDLPEGGFGWFFIRSLSSHMEYRRIGQQNIFCVQIPTSVAEPAPKIS
- a CDS encoding STAS domain-containing protein, which codes for MMQTHQTSSGVLVLTLTATRIDAACAVHFKDDFREAVAAHSGRVVMNLAGVTFMDSSGLGAMVAALKALGGRKLELCNLTAAVDKVFRLTRMDKVFVMHEDLDQALASGGSKGADAA
- a CDS encoding acetyl-CoA C-acyltransferase; its protein translation is MSVYITGASRTPMGGFQGALAAMDAPQLGGIAIKAALDQSGLSSADELLMGCVLPAGQGQAPARQAGFAAGLGEEVPATTLNKMCGSGMRAAMTAFDQLSLGHTQTMVAGGMESMTNAPYLLPKMRSGARIGHQAVQDSMFLDGLEDAYDKGRLMGTFAEDCAEAFQFTREAQDEFALRSLSNALAAQERGELAAEIAPVTVQGRTPIVVAEDEQPGKARPEKIPQLKPAFRDGGTVTAANSSSISDGAAALVMVSEAGVKQYGLTPRARVVGHASHAQAPGLFTTAPVPAARKLLERIGWSIADVDLWEVNEAFAVVPMAFMHEMGLERDIVNVNGGACALGHPIGASGARIIVTLLNALEARGLKRGVAAICIGGGEGTAIAIERI
- a CDS encoding GAF domain-containing protein, producing MLDYSELAKTVVSLTDGEDDLVSLMATVACEVHHADERFDWTGFYRVVASEVLKIGPYQGGHGCLVIPFSRGVCGAAARLEETQLVPDVDAFPGHIACASSTRSELVLPVWDKSGKLIAVFDIDSDLPDAFTPDDAEGMAQILKDVFGRV
- a CDS encoding helix-turn-helix domain-containing protein; translation: MKHTHPNKTDTLGADLRALRKARGLNLSELAETLGRSVGWLSQVERDLSQPSITDLRHMAKALDVSVSSLFRQAASVANEQGFIVRADTRRPIGSREAGLVEELLSPDLTDDFEVVHSTFEPFSEIEAPVSRPTQEVGYVVSGKLDLWISGQTFTLKSGDSFRIRGEPFRWMNPYAAPAVVIWVIAPPVY
- a CDS encoding LysE family translocator translates to MTLEGWIIFAVFWVVFVTTPGPNAVNCIQNGMTHGFKRSLWGVLGILTQATLFLILSAAGVTALLASAPEAFFWGKLVGAAFLVFLGVRGFLNAGKPVAPRHVAAHSIYGRAFLIATINVKSVAGYFAAFTQFVQPDIPVWSQMWVIMPTALAITTLSYVSFTAIGAGLGRSAIGAVLNVWVRRIMAICFIIYGVLLGTASNPGRL
- a CDS encoding GFA family protein: MLTGNCLCGEVRFTAAGVARDPAACHCTQCRKQSGHYWAAVQIDDDKLRIEGQVKWFQSSPTAKRGFCPNCGSFLFWKSDADTDTGVSLGSMNVPTGLTLQRHIFTADKGDYYEIADQVRQEEQEDE